In Paenibacillus guangzhouensis, a single window of DNA contains:
- a CDS encoding sulfite exporter TauE/SafE family protein — protein MMVIEIFGIAILAGIVGSVLGLGGGIVVTPALTMLFGVDIKHAIGASIISVIATSSGSAIAYIRDRITNLRVGMFLEVATTVGAITGAFIGGLLAPSVLYIIFGVLLMYSAYAMVKKTKQELPQDVPLHPAAARLNLQGEYYDKALQKNVAYNVDRVYGGFGVMYGAGVISGLLGIGSGSFKVMAMDVFMKLPLKVSSATSNFMMGVTGAASAGVYLFRGEINPFYAAPVALGVLIGATVGARIMQRMKSKTIRKIFIPVMAYVAIQMILQGLGIKI, from the coding sequence ATGATGGTGATCGAAATTTTCGGCATTGCCATATTAGCGGGTATTGTCGGATCCGTCCTTGGGCTTGGGGGCGGGATCGTCGTGACACCAGCACTGACGATGCTATTCGGAGTTGATATTAAGCATGCCATTGGTGCGAGCATCATTTCCGTGATAGCGACTTCAAGCGGCTCAGCCATTGCGTACATAAGAGATCGGATTACCAATTTGCGCGTAGGGATGTTCTTGGAGGTTGCGACGACGGTCGGTGCGATAACGGGTGCATTTATCGGGGGCCTACTGGCACCGAGCGTCCTTTATATTATTTTTGGCGTGCTGCTGATGTACTCGGCGTATGCGATGGTGAAGAAGACGAAGCAGGAGCTGCCACAGGATGTACCGCTGCATCCCGCAGCCGCCAGGTTGAATCTCCAGGGGGAGTATTATGATAAGGCGCTCCAGAAGAACGTAGCGTACAATGTGGATCGCGTATATGGTGGTTTTGGCGTCATGTATGGTGCAGGCGTCATCTCGGGACTGCTCGGGATCGGAAGCGGAAGCTTCAAGGTGATGGCGATGGATGTCTTTATGAAGCTGCCGCTCAAGGTATCCAGCGCAACGAGCAACTTCATGATGGGTGTCACCGGCGCTGCGAGTGCAGGCGTGTACTTATTTCGCGGGGAGATCAACCCGTTCTACGCTGCACCTGTCGCGCTGGGCGTCTTAATCGGAGCTACGGTCGGCGCGAGAATTATGCAGCGAATGAAGAGCAAAACTATACGTAAAATTTTCATTCCGGTTATGGCTTATGTGGCGATTCAGATGATACTGCAAGGATTGGGGATCAAAATATGA
- a CDS encoding glycosyltransferase family 4 protein, translating into MKILVVCSDFPYPADHGGRVDTWGRIQVLAELGWTIHLLVCGKQMPTPEDMNVVYRYVEDIKLCERRSKLVDLLYRVPMQVQSRNELRYVNIDEDYDYVLLEGDYVYPILKNPLIKHANVILRVHNDEAVYFKALARSTSNRIHKLYYHMESSKFRNLQKNMLKKVDKYLFISSKEFETFQSLHPTTKSLFLPPPVTKETFLTSSFESKNVVFIGSLFMPNNREAIQWYLEHIHPAMLKEPGYKFIVAGNSRKQGLNWLDGYDMTNVIVHDTPESLDDIYQQGYLFVNPMQNGAGVKLKTIEAIQNGLPVISTSIGCEGTGLVDNEHILVADSPEEFYLRIKLLFDHPPRARKLLASSQRYIRTNYDHKEVLKRYINSLHSRYHEAGAMNG; encoded by the coding sequence ATGAAAATACTTGTTGTTTGTAGTGATTTTCCATATCCCGCCGATCATGGGGGCAGAGTTGATACGTGGGGCCGAATACAGGTGCTGGCCGAGCTTGGGTGGACAATCCATCTGCTCGTATGCGGCAAACAAATGCCTACGCCAGAGGATATGAATGTCGTATATCGCTACGTGGAAGATATCAAGCTGTGTGAGCGGAGAAGTAAGCTGGTGGATCTCCTCTATCGAGTACCTATGCAGGTACAATCGAGAAATGAGCTGCGATATGTGAATATTGATGAGGATTATGATTATGTGCTGTTGGAAGGCGACTATGTGTATCCTATCTTGAAGAACCCACTAATCAAACATGCAAATGTGATTTTGAGAGTTCATAACGATGAGGCGGTTTACTTCAAGGCATTGGCTAGAAGCACATCCAATCGGATTCATAAGCTGTACTATCACATGGAGAGCAGCAAATTCAGGAATTTGCAGAAGAACATGCTGAAGAAGGTAGATAAGTATTTATTTATCTCAAGCAAGGAATTTGAAACATTTCAATCGCTTCATCCTACAACAAAAAGCTTATTTCTACCACCTCCTGTGACGAAGGAGACGTTCCTCACAAGTTCATTTGAGAGCAAGAATGTTGTATTTATCGGGTCTTTATTCATGCCGAATAATCGTGAAGCGATTCAGTGGTATTTGGAACATATTCATCCGGCCATGCTGAAGGAGCCAGGGTACAAATTTATTGTGGCTGGTAACAGTAGAAAGCAAGGGTTGAACTGGCTTGATGGGTACGATATGACGAATGTGATTGTACATGATACACCGGAGAGTCTGGATGACATTTATCAACAGGGATATCTGTTTGTGAATCCAATGCAGAACGGAGCGGGTGTGAAGCTCAAGACAATCGAAGCCATTCAGAATGGATTGCCTGTCATCTCGACTTCGATCGGTTGCGAGGGCACGGGACTCGTAGATAACGAGCATATTTTGGTCGCAGATAGTCCGGAGGAATTCTATCTTCGAATTAAGCTGTTATTCGACCATCCGCCGAGAGCGCGGAAGCTGCTAGCTTCGTCACAGCGGTACATACGCACAAATTATGACCATAAAGAAGTATTGAAACGTTACATCAATTCACTACATTCACGTTATCATGAAGCAGGTGCTATGAATGGATAA
- a CDS encoding sugar transferase: MRYSQYREEAVLGIVDYYSNTQVREEGMNLYSVLKRTIDIIGASVGLILLSPLLVLVAILIKLEDPSGSILFYQTRVGKNERLFRMYKLRSMYTDAEEKLKDLLDKNEISGAMFKMKDDPRVTKVGKFIRKTSIDELPQLFNVLRGDMSLVGPRPPLKREVAEYTRYDKQRLSVTPGCTGLWQVSGRSNLSFKQMVELDLTYIEKKCILFDIRIILQTVKTMLGSKDAF, translated from the coding sequence ATGAGGTATTCACAATATCGGGAAGAAGCGGTCTTAGGCATTGTGGATTATTATTCGAATACACAAGTGAGAGAAGAGGGGATGAATTTATATTCGGTACTAAAGCGGACCATTGATATCATTGGCGCATCAGTCGGGTTAATCCTACTAAGTCCATTGCTTGTTCTTGTTGCTATTCTTATCAAATTGGAGGATCCATCCGGATCCATCTTATTCTATCAGACGCGAGTAGGAAAGAACGAGCGACTATTCCGGATGTATAAACTTCGTTCCATGTATACAGATGCGGAAGAGAAGTTGAAGGATCTATTGGATAAGAACGAGATCAGCGGAGCGATGTTCAAGATGAAAGACGATCCGCGTGTGACTAAGGTCGGTAAATTCATTCGGAAGACGAGTATTGATGAGCTTCCTCAATTATTCAATGTACTTCGTGGGGACATGTCTCTGGTAGGACCAAGACCGCCTCTGAAGAGAGAAGTTGCAGAATATACGCGATATGATAAGCAACGGTTGTCCGTTACACCTGGATGTACAGGGCTTTGGCAGGTGAGTGGCAGAAGCAATCTTAGCTTCAAACAAATGGTTGAACTCGACCTGACCTATATTGAGAAAAAATGCATTCTGTTCGATATTCGAATTATTTTGCAGACGGTGAAGACGATGCTTGGCTCCAAGGATGCGTTCTAA
- a CDS encoding DUF1634 domain-containing protein, whose amino-acid sequence MSEEQSKHQTNEEQKLISAEIVVSKVLRIGVLVSGLVILIGLILYLVAGESGYPADTYPTTLRGIIEGAGGLKPAAVILLGLFLLILTPVLRVGITILVFVKAKDYLYVGITSLVFVILIISLLLGKAG is encoded by the coding sequence ATGAGTGAAGAACAATCGAAACATCAAACAAATGAGGAGCAGAAGCTCATCTCTGCCGAAATCGTGGTAAGTAAAGTGCTGCGAATCGGCGTACTTGTCAGTGGCTTGGTTATTCTTATTGGACTTATTTTGTATCTTGTCGCAGGGGAGAGTGGTTACCCAGCAGATACGTATCCAACGACGCTTAGGGGAATCATCGAAGGGGCAGGGGGCTTGAAACCTGCTGCCGTGATACTCCTAGGGCTGTTCTTATTGATATTGACGCCTGTTCTTCGTGTTGGCATTACCATTCTGGTCTTCGTGAAAGCGAAGGACTATCTTTATGTCGGGATTACAAGTCTTGTCTTTGTTATCCTGATTATTAGTCTTCTTCTCGGTAAAGCGGGTTAA
- the galU gene encoding UTP--glucose-1-phosphate uridylyltransferase GalU — protein sequence MKKVTKAIIPAAGLGTRFLPATKAMPKEMLPIVDKPTIQYIVEEAIESGVEDIIVVTGKGKRAIEDHFDIAFELEHTLEEKGKLDILEKVRKSSNVNLHYIRQKEAKGLGHAVWCARNFIGNEPFAVLLGDDIVEADVPCTRQLIEQYERTGRSVIGVQTVGADQTHRYGIVDPGERMANLYQVNRFVEKPPQGQAPSNLAIMGRYVLTPDIFEYLGRHERGAGGEIQLTDAIQKLNVDQGVYAFDFQGTRYDVGEKIGFIMTSIDFALRNNELRPQLMAGLEEIMERELSKALMTGRRV from the coding sequence ATGAAAAAAGTAACAAAAGCCATTATCCCCGCAGCAGGACTAGGTACCAGGTTTTTACCAGCAACGAAAGCGATGCCCAAAGAGATGCTTCCCATCGTCGATAAGCCAACCATCCAGTATATCGTGGAGGAAGCGATTGAATCTGGCGTCGAAGATATCATCGTTGTCACAGGTAAAGGTAAACGCGCCATTGAAGACCACTTTGATATCGCATTTGAGTTAGAACATACGTTAGAGGAAAAAGGAAAGCTAGATATTTTGGAGAAAGTGCGTAAGTCGTCCAATGTAAACCTTCATTATATTAGGCAAAAAGAGGCTAAAGGCCTTGGACATGCCGTGTGGTGTGCACGTAATTTTATCGGAAATGAGCCGTTTGCCGTCCTGCTTGGTGATGATATCGTCGAAGCGGATGTCCCATGCACAAGGCAGCTGATTGAACAATATGAGCGCACGGGACGTTCAGTCATTGGCGTTCAGACGGTAGGGGCGGATCAGACGCATCGTTATGGCATCGTAGATCCAGGGGAGAGAATGGCTAATTTATACCAAGTGAATCGGTTCGTGGAGAAGCCGCCGCAAGGGCAAGCACCTTCCAATCTAGCCATTATGGGACGTTATGTTCTGACACCTGACATCTTTGAGTATTTGGGAAGGCATGAACGTGGTGCAGGCGGAGAGATTCAGCTTACGGATGCGATCCAGAAATTAAACGTAGATCAAGGTGTGTACGCCTTTGATTTCCAAGGGACTCGTTATGATGTGGGGGAGAAGATCGGATTTATTATGACGTCGATCGACTTTGCGCTTCGGAATAATGAACTTAGACCACAACTGATGGCAGGGCTGGAAGAGATCATGGAGCGGGAACTTAGCAAGGCATTAATGACCGGGAGGAGAGTATAA
- a CDS encoding glycosyltransferase family 4 protein: protein MKVWMWPKSSELNFYNNLLTDSLCGVGIDIQDLKHGKLFLRVGQAKPGDIVHIHWMHHAYQNRNLLLFLVKSFLFVLTMVYLKVRNIQLIWTIHNLYPHHVKYHKMERFMRRLICRFCGKLIVASDSIKRKVMAEFDVPAKKLFVVKHGHYLGVYKRNGLNFREKYNIPEDADVYLFLGAIQAYKGVEDLIEAFHAVKTKRSYLIIAGKADQKMNDYLKRVKDMDHIVLDVRFIPNESIADLISAVDVMVMPYKEITTSGSAILGLSFRKLIVMPNNDFIDEYFKEDMVVRYDPTDDNGLKNAMKVALNMKHEDKSPNYDEVLQELDWNTIAQQIKNVYQGSG, encoded by the coding sequence ATGAAAGTATGGATGTGGCCGAAATCAAGCGAGTTGAATTTCTATAATAATTTATTAACGGATTCGTTATGCGGGGTAGGCATAGATATTCAGGATTTGAAGCATGGCAAGTTGTTCTTACGGGTTGGCCAGGCAAAACCGGGCGACATTGTCCACATTCACTGGATGCATCATGCCTATCAGAATCGAAATTTGCTGTTGTTTCTTGTGAAATCGTTCTTGTTTGTGTTGACGATGGTGTATTTGAAGGTGCGGAATATTCAGTTAATCTGGACGATCCATAATCTGTACCCGCATCACGTGAAGTATCACAAGATGGAGCGATTCATGCGTCGGTTAATATGCCGCTTCTGCGGCAAATTGATTGTAGCATCGGATTCGATCAAGCGAAAAGTGATGGCTGAATTCGATGTCCCGGCGAAGAAGCTGTTCGTCGTGAAGCATGGTCATTATTTGGGCGTGTATAAGCGGAATGGCCTTAATTTCAGAGAGAAATATAACATTCCTGAGGATGCGGATGTTTACTTGTTTTTAGGAGCCATCCAAGCCTATAAAGGTGTCGAGGATCTGATTGAAGCCTTCCATGCGGTGAAGACGAAGCGGAGTTATCTCATCATTGCAGGCAAAGCTGATCAGAAAATGAACGACTATCTGAAGCGCGTTAAGGATATGGATCATATCGTGCTTGATGTACGATTCATCCCGAATGAATCGATCGCGGATCTGATCAGTGCGGTTGATGTTATGGTCATGCCCTATAAAGAGATTACGACGTCCGGTTCTGCCATTCTTGGTCTGTCATTCAGGAAGCTGATCGTCATGCCGAACAACGATTTCATCGATGAATATTTTAAAGAAGATATGGTTGTTCGATATGATCCAACAGATGATAACGGGCTGAAGAACGCGATGAAAGTGGCCTTGAATATGAAACATGAGGACAAGTCACCCAATTACGATGAAGTCTTGCAGGAATTAGATTGGAACACCATAGCACAGCAGATCAAAAACGTGTATCAAGGAAGTGGATGA
- a CDS encoding acyltransferase, protein MLYDRVNFYLDASGAEIVIGDRTYINRRTEIMSKSLVKIGNDCAISWDVVISDTDYHEIEGSVSTKPIVIGDKVWIGCKSTILKGVTIGNGAVVAAGSVVTKDVEPYTLVAGIPAKVIHKDVRWN, encoded by the coding sequence ATGCTCTATGACCGAGTTAATTTCTATCTCGATGCGTCCGGAGCAGAGATTGTGATCGGCGATCGAACATACATCAACCGTCGCACGGAGATCATGTCTAAATCTTTGGTTAAGATCGGTAATGATTGCGCGATTTCATGGGACGTCGTAATTTCGGATACGGATTACCATGAGATCGAAGGATCGGTATCGACGAAGCCAATAGTTATTGGTGATAAGGTATGGATCGGCTGCAAATCAACTATTCTAAAAGGCGTAACGATAGGGAACGGTGCCGTAGTTGCTGCAGGTTCCGTCGTTACGAAGGATGTAGAGCCTTATACTCTTGTAGCAGGGATACCGGCCAAGGTGATACATAAAGATGTCCGGTGGAATTGA
- a CDS encoding glycosyltransferase — translation MLRYQSEKHDIYLIASEQNSNSKTLQIHSDRLELYPYKRSPHYFFRAMQSIHRKIKEINPDIVHVHGTFAGFFLRTLFFFKKKRPVVIYCSHGWAFLMDTSSWKRKVFATVERVLSLRTDFIIHISKHEYEMALQYGLSAKKSVVVYNGVSDAPSSPAVPFDVKRDKINLLYVGRFDRQKGFDLLLEVFKENRFTDVHLYLVGDTVLKDCDYDYPSNAVKIGWVDNSEIDRYMKACDAVIVPSRWEGFGIVAIEALRNKKPVIASNRGALPEIVQHGVNGYIFDFDNKEALVNIIQGLSKQQLEWMGENGEEIFYEKFHSNQMNTQIERLYMDALKKQGDRYSVTVKKYV, via the coding sequence GTGCTTAGGTATCAATCGGAGAAACATGATATTTACCTGATCGCATCTGAACAGAACTCGAACAGCAAAACGTTACAGATTCATTCAGATCGATTGGAACTCTATCCATATAAGCGGAGTCCGCATTATTTTTTCCGGGCGATGCAATCAATTCATCGAAAGATCAAAGAAATCAATCCGGACATTGTACATGTCCATGGAACGTTCGCAGGCTTTTTCCTGCGAACGTTGTTTTTTTTCAAGAAGAAACGTCCTGTCGTGATTTATTGTTCGCATGGTTGGGCATTTCTCATGGACACCTCTTCCTGGAAGAGAAAGGTGTTCGCCACGGTAGAGCGAGTCTTGTCGCTGCGGACGGATTTCATCATCCACATCTCAAAACATGAATACGAGATGGCGCTCCAGTATGGATTGTCTGCGAAGAAATCGGTCGTTGTGTATAATGGCGTATCGGATGCGCCGTCTTCACCGGCAGTACCCTTTGATGTGAAGCGAGATAAGATTAATCTACTCTACGTCGGCCGCTTCGATCGGCAAAAGGGCTTTGATTTGCTGCTGGAGGTATTTAAAGAAAATCGATTTACGGATGTTCATCTCTATCTCGTTGGCGATACGGTATTGAAGGACTGTGATTACGATTATCCAAGCAATGCAGTGAAAATCGGCTGGGTGGACAATTCGGAAATTGACCGGTATATGAAAGCCTGTGACGCTGTTATCGTGCCATCGCGTTGGGAAGGGTTCGGGATCGTTGCGATCGAGGCATTACGAAATAAGAAGCCAGTCATTGCAAGTAATCGCGGCGCACTGCCGGAGATTGTCCAGCATGGTGTGAATGGATATATTTTCGATTTTGACAACAAGGAAGCGTTGGTCAACATCATTCAGGGACTATCGAAGCAACAGCTCGAGTGGATGGGCGAGAACGGTGAAGAAATATTTTATGAGAAATTCCATTCGAATCAGATGAACACACAAATCGAGCGACTGTACATGGATGCCTTGAAGAAACAAGGTGATCGATATTCCGTAACTGTCAAAAAATATGTCTAG
- a CDS encoding tyrosine-protein phosphatase: protein MIDIHTHILPGIDDGAANWSDAINMARAAVAEGITTIIATPHHANGRYHNTALEVIDHVRHMNEQLKGMGVPLTIQSGQEIRLHHDLIDAWLRKELLPLADSSYILIELPSSNIPKKIVEFIHELHVMKLKPIIAHPERNAEIVKDPDRLAQLIEIGAFAQVTTHSLLGDFGRQIERAAWSLCRSGLIHIVSSDAHHVERRGFRLGETYEVIRERMGQPWENYFQDNARRIIEDLPFGSMPKDNPSSVGVIQRLRSFFR, encoded by the coding sequence ATGATAGATATACATACGCATATCCTCCCAGGAATCGATGATGGGGCAGCGAATTGGAGCGATGCCATAAATATGGCTAGAGCGGCTGTGGCAGAAGGCATAACGACCATCATTGCAACGCCGCATCATGCCAATGGGAGGTACCATAACACAGCATTAGAAGTCATAGACCACGTTCGACATATGAATGAACAGTTGAAGGGGATGGGGGTGCCTCTAACGATCCAGTCTGGACAAGAGATTCGGCTGCATCATGATCTCATAGATGCTTGGCTGAGGAAGGAATTACTGCCACTGGCCGATTCAAGTTATATCTTGATCGAGCTTCCCTCATCGAACATCCCGAAGAAGATCGTCGAGTTCATCCATGAGCTCCATGTCATGAAGCTAAAACCGATTATCGCGCATCCGGAGCGGAATGCAGAAATCGTAAAGGACCCGGATCGACTGGCACAGTTGATTGAAATAGGCGCTTTTGCACAGGTGACAACTCATTCACTCCTTGGTGATTTCGGAAGACAAATTGAGCGAGCGGCTTGGTCATTATGCCGAAGCGGCCTTATACATATTGTTTCGTCAGATGCCCATCATGTCGAACGTAGAGGATTTCGATTAGGCGAGACGTATGAAGTGATTCGTGAGCGTATGGGTCAGCCATGGGAGAACTATTTCCAAGACAATGCCAGACGTATTATTGAAGACCTACCTTTTGGCAGCATGCCTAAGGATAATCCCAGCTCAGTAGGCGTCATACAACGACTAAGATCCTTTTTTCGATAG
- a CDS encoding YveK family protein encodes MELKQYWLIIKRRLLLIALIIAVSCLSIGIYSNYFMTPQYEASAKLIVNQYKDSGSLLPSIDLGSINSTIGLIKTYKEIIKTPRMMKIVLKEYPDLGLSYGELIGKVSVSSVNETQVMSISVRDDSYAKAANIANAVAVVFQKTVPALMKVDNVSVLDKADPKEKHNPVAPNPKMNIAVAFMLALMLGVGIAFLLDYLDDTIKTEEDIENVLGVPVLTSIPKFTSRDIDQDHHKESLTPTAGRDVHVSLDS; translated from the coding sequence TTGGAACTTAAACAATATTGGTTAATTATCAAAAGAAGGCTCCTATTAATCGCATTGATTATCGCAGTCAGCTGCTTATCGATTGGCATCTACTCTAATTATTTCATGACACCACAATATGAAGCTTCCGCGAAATTAATCGTGAATCAGTATAAGGACAGTGGGTCATTGCTGCCGAGTATCGATCTTGGTTCCATCAATTCAACCATTGGGCTGATCAAAACCTATAAAGAAATTATTAAAACACCACGCATGATGAAGATTGTTCTCAAAGAGTATCCTGATCTGGGGTTGAGCTATGGTGAGCTAATCGGAAAAGTAAGTGTAAGCTCTGTGAATGAAACGCAAGTCATGTCCATTTCGGTCCGGGATGACTCCTATGCAAAGGCCGCCAATATTGCCAATGCGGTAGCCGTTGTGTTCCAGAAGACGGTTCCAGCCCTCATGAAGGTGGACAATGTTTCGGTCTTAGATAAAGCCGATCCAAAAGAAAAGCACAATCCGGTTGCGCCGAATCCGAAGATGAATATTGCTGTTGCCTTCATGCTGGCGCTCATGCTCGGTGTTGGGATCGCCTTCCTGCTCGATTACTTGGATGACACGATCAAGACGGAAGAAGATATTGAGAACGTGTTAGGGGTGCCTGTATTGACCTCCATTCCGAAGTTTACATCAAGAGATATTGATCAAGATCATCATAAAGAATCGCTTACGCCAACTGCTGGGAGGGATGTACATGTCTCGCTTGATTCCTAA
- a CDS encoding CpsD/CapB family tyrosine-protein kinase — MSRLIPKKLITESNPKSPISEGYRMLRTNIEFSTLDQKLQVIMVTSSKPNEGKSTTSANMAVAFAQANKRVLLIDADLRKPSQHFIFGTSNRIGLTTALFKQKPLGDVIQSTNTKNLSIIHAGPTPPNPSELLSSAHMAGLLATTREMFDVIVIDTPPILSVTDAQIVATYSDGVVLVVHSGIVKKDVALKAKASLEHVNAKIIGAVLNNINRNQSDSYSYSYYYGESNDQ; from the coding sequence ATGTCTCGCTTGATTCCTAAGAAGCTCATTACGGAGAGTAATCCGAAATCACCAATCTCTGAAGGATATCGGATGCTGAGAACCAACATCGAATTCTCAACGCTCGACCAGAAGCTGCAAGTTATCATGGTAACGTCATCGAAGCCAAATGAAGGAAAGAGCACGACCAGCGCCAATATGGCGGTTGCTTTTGCTCAAGCGAACAAACGTGTACTCCTGATCGATGCAGACCTTAGAAAACCATCTCAACATTTTATCTTTGGGACTTCGAATCGAATTGGATTAACGACAGCGTTGTTCAAACAGAAGCCGCTGGGAGATGTGATTCAGTCTACGAATACGAAGAATCTATCGATTATTCATGCTGGACCTACACCGCCTAATCCATCAGAGTTACTCTCTTCTGCGCATATGGCGGGTTTGCTAGCAACAACAAGAGAGATGTTCGATGTCATCGTCATCGATACGCCGCCGATTTTGTCCGTCACAGACGCTCAAATTGTAGCTACCTATAGTGATGGAGTCGTTCTTGTCGTCCATTCGGGAATCGTGAAGAAAGATGTGGCATTGAAAGCAAAAGCATCGCTAGAACATGTAAATGCCAAGATCATTGGTGCTGTGCTGAATAACATCAATCGCAATCAATCCGATTCCTATTCTTACTCCTACTATTACGGCGAAAGTAACGACCAATAG
- a CDS encoding glycosyltransferase codes for MDNRKINVMFITHAEKKGGAEQSLIHLINYLDTSKYQIFLLSPKNTEYLGEIRTAYKHIPLRLNSIKKKFGFGYLETVLRIKSFVSKYKIDIIHANGWRAPWYAAPLKFLTKCKLIWHHRDYMQSKMYNRVLPRFFDQVICISRFVANSIHGDNKTIIYNGVDPGLALSMKTRRFMEDDTLVIGTFGRIVEWKRYHLMIEAVKKLSDHECHNWKLLIVGDTAVDGSESYLNDMIQQVVAYGLEEKVIFYGYSKKPLDLMKECDLTINFSLNEPFGRVIIESMLVQTPAIVSDSGGAPEIIHQTKGGFIVKDGDVEELYQILQRVYDHQVNYQEISNLGHTSVMSDFNMSTIARKVEKTYQALLANRIKSKRARNANHA; via the coding sequence ATGGATAATCGAAAAATAAATGTCATGTTTATCACCCATGCGGAAAAAAAGGGAGGCGCCGAGCAAAGTCTGATTCATTTGATCAATTATTTGGATACTTCAAAATATCAGATTTTTCTCTTAAGTCCTAAAAATACGGAATATCTGGGCGAGATTCGAACGGCGTACAAGCACATTCCGCTTCGCCTCAATAGCATTAAGAAGAAATTCGGCTTCGGGTATTTGGAGACAGTGCTTCGAATCAAGTCGTTCGTGTCTAAATACAAGATTGACATTATTCATGCGAATGGTTGGCGGGCGCCGTGGTACGCTGCACCGCTCAAATTCCTAACGAAATGTAAATTAATCTGGCATCATCGGGATTACATGCAATCGAAAATGTACAATCGTGTTTTGCCCCGATTCTTCGATCAGGTGATATGCATTTCACGCTTTGTCGCGAATTCGATCCATGGGGATAATAAGACGATCATCTATAATGGCGTTGATCCAGGGCTTGCTTTAAGTATGAAAACACGGCGATTTATGGAGGATGATACACTCGTGATTGGGACGTTCGGGCGGATCGTCGAGTGGAAGAGATATCATCTGATGATCGAAGCCGTCAAGAAGCTGTCAGATCATGAGTGTCATAATTGGAAGCTGCTGATCGTAGGAGACACCGCCGTTGATGGTTCGGAGAGTTATTTAAACGATATGATCCAGCAAGTGGTTGCATATGGCTTAGAAGAAAAAGTTATCTTTTATGGATACAGCAAGAAACCGCTTGATTTAATGAAGGAATGCGATCTGACCATTAATTTCTCGTTAAATGAGCCATTTGGGAGAGTGATTATTGAATCGATGTTAGTTCAGACACCCGCCATTGTATCCGATTCCGGCGGTGCGCCTGAGATTATTCACCAGACTAAGGGAGGGTTTATCGTAAAGGATGGCGATGTTGAAGAGTTATATCAGATCCTTCAGCGTGTTTACGATCACCAAGTCAATTATCAAGAGATTTCGAACCTAGGCCATACCAGTGTTATGAGTGATTTCAACATGAGCACGATTGCCCGAAAGGTTGAGAAAACCTACCAAGCGCTGCTCGCCAATCGCATAAAGTCAAAGAGAGCTAGGAATGCGAATCATGCCTGA